In Ostrea edulis chromosome 6, xbOstEdul1.1, whole genome shotgun sequence, a single window of DNA contains:
- the LOC125646601 gene encoding uncharacterized protein LOC125646601, with protein MSLMRSQRYIHIDVRSFCSRNLYNAGTNGSERSGTPPGMSIRNSSNPNAGLGAWTDVFIPGKTILGYYGGKIVPAATVKDGSYAWIINIQKEDYKVDAADPSYSNWVRYVNSPRTDEEENVLPVRCKSKMFYVVPRDIAPNTELMVSYGHGYDRRLGTERNHPDSEILKGSWQIRINHVHVDQYAKLTKSDGSPVVYANFRYPRLNLGNVHIKLLLSLYGRQWSWAKEEDYSFYTDLKDGYMKYPFICEKTEIYW; from the exons ATGAGTTTAATGAGGAGTCAACGGTACATACATATAGACGTCAGAAGTTTTTGCAGTCGAAATTTGTACAATGCAGGTACCAATGGGTCAGAAAGATCGGGCACTCCTCCCGGGATGTCTATTAGGAACTCGTCCAATCCAAATGCTGGTCTTGGCGCGTGGACGGACGTCTTTATACCCGGGAAAACTATTCTGGGCTATTATGGCGGGAAAATAGTGCCAGCAGCCACTGTTAAGGATGGTTCATATGCGTGGATT ATAAACATACAGAAAGAAGATTACAAAGTCGATGCTGCCGACCCTTCTTACAGTAACTGGGTCCGGTATGTGAACAGCCCCAGGACAGACGAGGAGGAGAATGTTCTCCCGGTTAGATGCAAAAGCAAGATGTTCTATGTCGTTCCCAGAGACATCGCTCCCAACACCGAGCTGATGGTGTCATACGGACATGGTTACGACAGAAGGCTGGGCACAGAAAGAAATCACCCAG attCCGAGATTCTTAAAGGGTCTTGGCAAATTCGTATTAACCACGTTCATGTAGACCAATATGCAAAGCTGACAAAGTCCGACGGCTCTCCAGTTGTGTATGCCAATTTCCGTTACCCAAGGTTAAATCTTGGAAATGTGCATATAAAACTCCTACTGTCTCTTTATGGAAGGCAATGGTCGTGGGCAAAAGAAGAGGACTACTCGTTTTATACAGATCTCAAAGATGGCTATATGAAATATCCGTTCATTTGCGAGAAAACAGAGATATACTGGTGA
- the LOC125646714 gene encoding dnaJ homolog subfamily C member 25 homolog isoform X1 yields the protein MAHICESKMIIFLLLLVSPSYGFLDGLYCGLENCYEILGVTRDASKGEITKGYRRLARKWHPDMAAKSSEEKKKEHTEMFQKIANAYEILKDDEQRTDYNYMLDNPDEHLANYYRYYRRYAPKVDIRIVIAVSLTIISVIQYWGSWNNYQTAINYLCKEPKYRIQAIGIAKAEGLISGKKDRKDKRTKEEIRNDEEEIIKKVIEEKMDIRGGYSKPNIKDVLWIQLILSPYYLVQYMIWWCRWVWKFWICREEYGEEEKLYLIRKYLKASRSQWEASPVLFPLAKEDDIDEYMRKQLWIKTKFDTWKTEREEEMKAKLAESARYKSFRRYMKKGGPGQMTFGPE from the exons ATGGCACACATATGTGAAagtaaaatgataatttttcttCTGTTGCTGGTTTCTCCCTCATATGGATTTCTAGATGGGTTATACTGTGGTTTGGAAAACTGTTATGAAA TTTTGGGTGTCACACGAGATGCTTCAAAA GGAGAGATCACCAAAGGTTACAGGCGACTTGCAAGGAAATGGCATCCAGATATGGCTGCCAAGTCATCAGAG GAAAAGAAGAAAGAACACACGGAGATGTTTCAGAAAATTGCTAATGCATATGAG ATTTTAAAGGATGATGAACAAAGAACAGATTACAACTACATGTTAGATAATCCAG ATGAACACTTGGCTAACTACTACAGATATTACAGACGATATGCTCCAAAAGTGGACATCAGAATAGTTATAGCTGTGTCCCTAACGATTATATCTGTCATTCAG TACTGGGGTTCTTGGAACAATTATCAGACAGCTATTAATTACCTTTGTAAAGAACCCAAGTATAGAATCCAGGCTATTGGTATAGCCAAGGCAGAAGGGCTCATCAGTGGAAAGAAGGATCGCAAAGACAAGCGAACCAAG GAGGAAATAAGGAATGATGAGgaggaaataataaaaaaagtgATTGAAGAGAAAATGGATATCAG AGGAGGCTATAGCAAGCCCAATATTAAGGATGTATTGTGGATTCAGCTGATCCTGAGTCCTTACTACCTAGTCCAGTACATGATATGGTGGTGTCGCTGGGTGTGGAAATTCTGGATTTGTCGGGAGGAATACGGAGAGGAGGAAAAGTTATATCTGATCAGGAAATACTTGAAAGCCAGTAGGTCCCAGTGGGAG GCCAGCCCTGTTCTGTTCCCA TTAGCAAAGGAGGATGATATAGACGAGTATATGAGGAAACAATTatggataaaaacaaaatttgat aCATGGAAGACAGAAAGGGAGGAAGAAATGAAAGCTAAACTAGCAGAGAGTGCCAGATACAAGAGTTTTAGACGTTACATGAAGAAAGGTGGACCAGGTCAaatgacctttggacctgaataA
- the LOC125646714 gene encoding dnaJ homolog subfamily C member 25 homolog isoform X2: MAHICESKMIIFLLLLVSPSYGFLDGLYCGLENCYEILGVTRDASKGEITKGYRRLARKWHPDMAAKSSEEKKKEHTEMFQKIANAYEILKDDEQRTDYNYMLDNPDEHLANYYRYYRRYAPKVDIRIVIAVSLTIISVIQYWGSWNNYQTAINYLCKEPKYRIQAIGIAKAEGLISGKKDRKDKRTKEEIRNDEEEIIKKVIEEKMDIRGGYSKPNIKDVLWIQLILSPYYLVQYMIWWCRWVWKFWICREEYGEEEKLYLIRKYLKASRSQWELAKEDDIDEYMRKQLWIKTKFDTWKTEREEEMKAKLAESARYKSFRRYMKKGGPGQMTFGPE; encoded by the exons ATGGCACACATATGTGAAagtaaaatgataatttttcttCTGTTGCTGGTTTCTCCCTCATATGGATTTCTAGATGGGTTATACTGTGGTTTGGAAAACTGTTATGAAA TTTTGGGTGTCACACGAGATGCTTCAAAA GGAGAGATCACCAAAGGTTACAGGCGACTTGCAAGGAAATGGCATCCAGATATGGCTGCCAAGTCATCAGAG GAAAAGAAGAAAGAACACACGGAGATGTTTCAGAAAATTGCTAATGCATATGAG ATTTTAAAGGATGATGAACAAAGAACAGATTACAACTACATGTTAGATAATCCAG ATGAACACTTGGCTAACTACTACAGATATTACAGACGATATGCTCCAAAAGTGGACATCAGAATAGTTATAGCTGTGTCCCTAACGATTATATCTGTCATTCAG TACTGGGGTTCTTGGAACAATTATCAGACAGCTATTAATTACCTTTGTAAAGAACCCAAGTATAGAATCCAGGCTATTGGTATAGCCAAGGCAGAAGGGCTCATCAGTGGAAAGAAGGATCGCAAAGACAAGCGAACCAAG GAGGAAATAAGGAATGATGAGgaggaaataataaaaaaagtgATTGAAGAGAAAATGGATATCAG AGGAGGCTATAGCAAGCCCAATATTAAGGATGTATTGTGGATTCAGCTGATCCTGAGTCCTTACTACCTAGTCCAGTACATGATATGGTGGTGTCGCTGGGTGTGGAAATTCTGGATTTGTCGGGAGGAATACGGAGAGGAGGAAAAGTTATATCTGATCAGGAAATACTTGAAAGCCAGTAGGTCCCAGTGGGAG TTAGCAAAGGAGGATGATATAGACGAGTATATGAGGAAACAATTatggataaaaacaaaatttgat aCATGGAAGACAGAAAGGGAGGAAGAAATGAAAGCTAAACTAGCAGAGAGTGCCAGATACAAGAGTTTTAGACGTTACATGAAGAAAGGTGGACCAGGTCAaatgacctttggacctgaataA